The Egicoccus sp. AB-alg6-2 genome segment AACGGGCGCGTTGTGTGAATTTGTCGCCGCCATGACGATGTCGGCGTCGGAGATGGCGTCCTCCGCCGTGGCGACCGGTTCGACGTTCGCGATGCCGAAGCTGTCCCGGATGTCAGCGGCGAACGCCTCACGGTTCGCCGGTGTGCGGCTGAACACCTTGATGCTGTCGATGGGTCGTTGACCGATCGCGGCCGCCGTCTGCACCCTGGAGATGCGGCCGCAGCCGATGACGGCCAGCTTCGTGGCATCGGGCTTGGCCAGGTGGCGCGCCGCGATCCCGGACGGTGTCCCCGAACGGACGCCGTGTAGATGGTGATCCTCGATGAACGCCAGCGGACGCATCGTGTCGAATTCGAGCAACACGGTGTAGGAAGATCCGCGGCCCGGAGCGACTTCACTCTGACAGCCCATCCGCAAACCGGCCGCGTTCACCGACGGCACCATCGCCGGCAGGATGCGCATGTCACGGTCGTAGGGCCGCACCTTCGCGTTGGGCGGCCACACCAACCGGACACGCTCCTGCGGTGGCGTCACGACGTTGCCCCGCGCGTAATCGCGGAAGGCACTCTCCAAGGTGTCGACCATGCCCACGTACCGAGGGTCGGACGCCAGCAGACTCTTGACGTCTTCCTCGGTGAGATACACCGGTGGTCCGTCCACGTGATCGGCCAGGTCGCCTGGCTTCATCGGCTCGTTGTCGGGGGTGATGATCACCTTGGATCCTCTCGTGGTTGTCGCGCCCCGCCGTCGGCTGGGGGCCAGTGCCTTGCCGTCGCCGGCACGCTCCGCCGTGACTGCGTCAGGCGGTCAGTTGCTGTTCCTCCGAACGGGTGGACTCCGCACTCTCGGCGTCGTGGCCATCTCCGATGAGCCGGCAGTGCCTCGCCGGGATGTGCAGGTCGACCTCGCTGCCGACGGGCATCTCCACGATCGCATCGGCATTGCCCTTGACACGGAGCAACTCCGACCCGACCCGAACCTCGCCGTCGACGCCCTCGCCAAGAAAGACCCATGAGTCGACGGTTCCCCGGAAACAGTTCGTGTCGGTTCGAGGCGGTTCGGTGCCCGCTGCGGTCACCTGGAACCATTCGGGGCGGATGCACACCTCGTGGATCTCGCCGGACAGGTGGTCGACGTCCGAGGTGGCGGCCATCGGGCCGATAGCCGTCGTCACGTGGTTGGTACCGCGTCGAAGCCGGGTGGTGTCGCCCTCGACCTTCACGAGGTTGGCCGATCCGATGAACGAGGCGGTGAATCGGTTGTGCGGACGGCTGTAGATCTCGGCAGGGGCTCCGCGCTGCATGACGTGACCCTTGCTCATGACGGCCAACTCGTCGGACATCGCCAGTGCTTCGTGCTGGTCGTGGGTCACGTAGATGGTCGTGACGCCCAGCATCTCCTGAAGACGCTTGAGCTCGATCCTCATGTGCACGCGAAGCTTGGCGTCGAGGTTCGACAGCGGCTCGTCGAGGAGCAGCACATCTGGCTTCCCGACCAACGCCCGTGCGAGCGCTACCCGCTGCTGTTGTCCCCCGGACAGGCGAGGCGCAGGTCGCTTCCCCAAGCCACCCAGGCCCACCATCTCGAGCGCCTCCTCGACCAGTGGACCGATCTGGGCACGTGGCGTGCGCGCCACTTTGAGCGGGTAGGCCACGTTCGCGGCCACGGTCATGTGCGGCCAGATCGCGTAGGACTGGAACACCATCCCAATCTTGCGCTTGTGCGTGGGCACAAAGGTGCCATTCGCTGTGTCGGCGACGACGGTGTCGCCGTTGACGATGCGTCCGGCGTCGGGACGTTCGAGACCTGCCAACAGGCGGAGCGTGGTGCTCTTGCCACAGCCGGATGGTCCGACCAGCGTGAAGAAGCTGCCCTGGGGTACATCGATGTCGATGCCCTTGACTGCCTCGACCATGCCTTCCTTGGTCAGAAAGCTCTTGCGAAGTCCTTCAATGCTGATCACGACGTTCTCCCTTGTAGCTCGTCGGTCACTTGTTGGTTTCGAGGAATCCAAGCTTGCCCGCGACGAGCCGCGAGATTCCGGCCAGGGTCAAGAGGATGAAGAACATGACGACGCCCAGGGCGTTCAGCCCGGTGAAGTCACCGTTTTCGTACATGTCAAAGATCATTACGGCCATCAGCTCGGTGTTGGTCCCACTCAGCATCACCGGGAGGGCGAGAACCTTGAACGTCAGGCTCAGGATGTAGACGAATGCAATGAGAAGGCTGCCGGCAAGCAGCGGCGAAATGATCATCACGAAGGTCCGCGGGAAGGACGCCCCGCTGGCAGCCGATGCTTCCTCGAGTTCATTGCTGATTTGCGACAGTCCGGCATGTGTTGCTCGCATTCCGTAGGGAATGTACTTGGCAACGAATCCGAGCCCGATGATGAACAGGGTCCCATAAATCTGAACGGGCATCGGAACGGTCAAGTAGAACCAGACCAATGCCAACCCCATGACCAGCCCCGGTACCGCAATCGGCGCGAAGCTGATGGCATCGAGAAGCTTTCGACCCCTGATCTGGGTTCGGATGACGACCCAGGAGATCAAGGTCGAGAGCAGGATGGCCGCCAGCGCCGACGTGACGCCGACCTTGAGATTGTTGTTGACCGCACGGATCGTTCGACTGTTGGTGAGTACCCGCATGTAGTTGTCGGTACTCATCACCTGGAACGACGCCATGCTTGGAACGCGGTAGTACGGTAGGAAGGAGGCGTAGAGCATCACCAGAAACGGCAGGACGACGGCAATGAAAAGCACGGTCATGGTCCCAGTGAAATGCAGCCACCGACGCCGACCCAGGTCGATTCGGGTGGGCTTGAAACCCTTGCCCGTCACGGTCGCGAACCGCTCCGAGAGGCGGGTCGCCCGGTTGTAGAGCATCAACCCCCCCACGGTCAGCAGCAGGTAGCCGACGGCAAACGCGGCTGCGAGGTTCTGGTTGCGCGGGAACCTTTGCGAGGCGATGTACACCTCAGTCGCGAAAACGGTCACACCACCGGGCAGGCCCATGATGGCCGGAGTCTCGAAGGTTTCGATCGTCTTGATGAACAGCAGCAGGAAGGTCGCGAGCACCGCCGGCGTCAAGATCGGCAGCGTGATGTTGCGAAACGTGTGGAACCCGCTCGCGCCGGACGCGGCAGACGCTTCCTCCAGCGAGGGATCCATCGACCGGAAGGCGGCGGCCATCAGGAGAAACGGCAACGTGATGCTGTCGATGCCGTCGCCCCAGATCATGGGCAACATCCCGTAGGAATTGAACGGGGCCCAATCGCCGAGACCCGGGATCAGCTGCACGGCCTGGTTCAGGATGCCGATCGTCGGGTTGAGCAGCAGCACCCAGGCGATTGTGGTCAGGATGCCCGGGACGACGACCGGCAGCAGGATGAAGGCGTAGATC includes the following:
- a CDS encoding ABC transporter permease; its protein translation is MSLPSIEKAGELAEIAPLMDGGGAEPARTRRSRLRAWRPTPRDLWIGLLVLLVLWLVMAPMALVVWGSFRDAPPGVEGAYTLLNYLEGYSTPRFMRAVRNSLIFAFSSSILAFVVGCYLAWVTERTNTPFRGLIYAFILLPVVVPGILTTIAWVLLLNPTIGILNQAVQLIPGLGDWAPFNSYGMLPMIWGDGIDSITLPFLLMAAAFRSMDPSLEEASAASGASGFHTFRNITLPILTPAVLATFLLLFIKTIETFETPAIMGLPGGVTVFATEVYIASQRFPRNQNLAAAFAVGYLLLTVGGLMLYNRATRLSERFATVTGKGFKPTRIDLGRRRWLHFTGTMTVLFIAVVLPFLVMLYASFLPYYRVPSMASFQVMSTDNYMRVLTNSRTIRAVNNNLKVGVTSALAAILLSTLISWVVIRTQIRGRKLLDAISFAPIAVPGLVMGLALVWFYLTVPMPVQIYGTLFIIGLGFVAKYIPYGMRATHAGLSQISNELEEASAASGASFPRTFVMIISPLLAGSLLIAFVYILSLTFKVLALPVMLSGTNTELMAVMIFDMYENGDFTGLNALGVVMFFILLTLAGISRLVAGKLGFLETNK
- a CDS encoding ornithine cyclodeaminase family protein yields the protein MIITPDNEPMKPGDLADHVDGPPVYLTEEDVKSLLASDPRYVGMVDTLESAFRDYARGNVVTPPQERVRLVWPPNAKVRPYDRDMRILPAMVPSVNAAGLRMGCQSEVAPGRGSSYTVLLEFDTMRPLAFIEDHHLHGVRSGTPSGIAARHLAKPDATKLAVIGCGRISRVQTAAAIGQRPIDSIKVFSRTPANREAFAADIRDSFGIANVEPVATAEDAISDADIVMAATNSHNAPVFDGEALPAGCLVASVTPGELDDATALRSRVVLTSRNRVATDYTPQEPIASLVKAGKLDLDAMPLLSEVLEGKAEGRQSDDQIILLFSPGIGFLDIAVARHTYDIATGRRDHAWKYGR
- a CDS encoding ABC transporter ATP-binding protein, translated to MISIEGLRKSFLTKEGMVEAVKGIDIDVPQGSFFTLVGPSGCGKSTTLRLLAGLERPDAGRIVNGDTVVADTANGTFVPTHKRKIGMVFQSYAIWPHMTVAANVAYPLKVARTPRAQIGPLVEEALEMVGLGGLGKRPAPRLSGGQQQRVALARALVGKPDVLLLDEPLSNLDAKLRVHMRIELKRLQEMLGVTTIYVTHDQHEALAMSDELAVMSKGHVMQRGAPAEIYSRPHNRFTASFIGSANLVKVEGDTTRLRRGTNHVTTAIGPMAATSDVDHLSGEIHEVCIRPEWFQVTAAGTEPPRTDTNCFRGTVDSWVFLGEGVDGEVRVGSELLRVKGNADAIVEMPVGSEVDLHIPARHCRLIGDGHDAESAESTRSEEQQLTA